One Nonomuraea angiospora DNA segment encodes these proteins:
- the atpE gene encoding ATP synthase F0 subunit C has product MSVLAEVSGNVTAIGYGLAAIGPGIGVGIIFGQGVQAIARQPEAYGLIRQNMLLGFVLTEALALLGLVAPFIFQAL; this is encoded by the coding sequence ATGAGCGTTCTCGCTGAGGTCTCCGGCAACGTCACCGCCATCGGTTACGGTCTCGCCGCCATCGGCCCCGGCATCGGCGTCGGCATCATCTTCGGTCAGGGCGTGCAGGCCATCGCGCGCCAGCCCGAGGCTTACGGCCTGATCCGCCAGAACATGCTCCTCGGCTTCGTCCTCACCGAGGCCCTCGCCCTGCTCGGTCTGGTCGCGCCGTTCATCTTCCAGGCCCTCTAA